One segment of Phragmites australis chromosome 13, lpPhrAust1.1, whole genome shotgun sequence DNA contains the following:
- the LOC133888885 gene encoding SPX domain-containing membrane protein OsI_17046-like isoform X2 codes for MHALFQIERIVLFLLQQQGHLASRIEELGERRAALLEQYHMSQVAQLRDAYREIGLDLIKLLRFVDMNATGIRKILKKFDKRFGYKFTDYYVTTRANHPYSQLQQVFKQVGIVAVVGALSRNLEYLQHHQGSFGSIYDHPSVTLKDPIIDQVNHAVQKLTHATNFMQFLGQHSLIVQEDAQSGSEDLVDDQSYHFMSLLLNLVSTFIYMVNTYIIVPTADDYAVSLGAAATVCGIIIGSMAVAQVFSSVYFSAWSNKSYFRPLVFSSIMLFFGNLLYALAYDLNSLIVLLIGRLLCGLGSARAVNRRYISDCVPLKIRLQASAGFVSASALGMACGPALAGFLQTKFKIYWLTFNQSTLPGWVMSIAWLIYLLWLCLTFKEPEHFTESAVNNQPSESGHQGSANLEEGLAQPLLLGTEGRQDEISEDNEVDSENSHEPATSIASAYRLLTPSVKAQLLIYFMLKYAMEILLSESSVVTTYYFSWSTSDVAIFLAILGLTVLPLNAIVGSYITNLFEDRQILLASEVMVLIGIIMSFRFTPHYSIPQYVVSALITFVFAEVLEGVNLSLLSRVMSSRLSRGTYNGGLLSTEAGTLARVIADATITAAGYLGTDLLLNVTLLPPLVICIVSIAATLYTYNSLY; via the exons ATGCATGCTTTGTTCCAGATTGAAAGGATCGTGCTCTTTCTGCTACAACAACAAGGCCACCTTGCTAGTAGGATTGAGGAATTGGGAGAGCGACGCGCTGCTCTTCTGGAACAGTATCATATGTCACAAGTTGCCCAGCTACGTGATGCATATAGAGAAATTGGGCTTGATCTTATAAAGCTTCTCCGCTTTGTTGACATGAATGCTACTGGTATACGCAAGATACTAAAGAAATTTGATAAGCGGTTTGGCTATAAGTTTACAGATTATTATGTCACCACTCGCGCAAACCATCCTTATTCTCAGCTTCAGCAAGTATTTAAGCAAGTG GGAATCGTAGCTGTTGTAGGTGCATTATCACGAAACCTTGAATATCTGCAACATCATCAAGGAAGCTTTGGATCCATCTACGATCATCCGTCAGTTACCTTGAAG GACCCTATTATAGACCAAGTGAACCATGCAGTCCAGAAACTTACACATGCCACGAATTTTATGCAATTCTTGGGACAACACTCGCTTATAGTCCAGGAAGATGCACAAAGCGGATCGGAGGATCTTGTTGATGATCAGAGCTACCATTTCATGTCTCTGCTGCTTAACCTAGTGAGCACGTTTATTTATATGGTGAACACATATATCATTGTGCCGACTGCAGATGACTATGCAGTAAGCCTTGGGGCAGCCGCAACGGTTTGTGGTATAATTATTGGATCAATGGCAGTAGCTCAAGTGTTCTCCTCAGTCTATTTCAGTGCATGGTCAAATAAGTCATACTTCAGGCCTCTTGTATTCAGTAGTATCATGTTGTTTTTCGGAAACCTGCTATATGCATTGGCATATGATCTGAATTCACTAATAGTTCTCCTGATTGGACGGCTACTATGCGG GTTAGGCTCTGCAAGAGCAGTGAACCGTCGCTATATCAGTGATTGTGTGCCTCTCAAAATCAGGCTACAAGCCTCTGCTGGATTCGTTAGTGCTAGCGCTCTTGGCATGGCATGTGGTCCTGCTCTTGCTGGTTTTCTCCAGACAAAATTCAAGATATACTGGCTCACTTTTAATCAGAGCACATTGCCTGGATGGGTCATGTCCATTGCTTGGCTTATTTACTTGCTGTGGCTATGTCTTACATTCAAGGAGCCGGAACACTTCACTGAATCTGCAGTCAATAATCAGCCGTCAGAATCTG GTCACCAAGGAAGTGCTAACTTGGAGGAAGGTTTAGCTCAACCATTGCTTCTAGGCACAGAAGGAAGACAGGACGAGATCTCAGAGGATAATGAAGTAGACTCGGAAAACTCTCATGAACCAGCAACATCAATTGCTTCAGCATACAGATTGTTGACTCCTTCTGTGAAG GCCCAGCTATTGATATACTTCATGCTCAAGTACGCTATGGAAATTTTACTATCTGAATCAAGCGTTGTCACCACATACTACTTCAGCTGGTCAACGAGTGATGTGGCTATCTTTCTAGCGATTCTTGGATTAACGGTTCTTCCATTAAATGCCATTGTTGGTAGCTACATTACAAATTTATTTGAGGACAG GCAAATTTTGTTGGCATCTGAAGTCATGGTTCTTATCGGTATAATCATGAGCTTTCGTTTCACCCCTCACTACTCCATTCCTCAATACGTCGTTTCAGCTCTCATCACATTTGTATTTGCTGAGGTGCTGGAAG GGGTGAATCTATCCTTGCTATCAAGAGTAATGTCGTCGAGGCTTTCCCGAGGAACTTATAACGGCGGACTCCTCTCCACAGAGGCCGGGACGCTGGCCCGTGTAATTGCAGACGCGACGATTACCGCAGCAGGTTATCTAGGCACGGACCTCCTCCTCAACGTCACCCTGCTGCCACCTCTTGTGATCTGCATAGTCTCCATCGCTGCAACACTCTACACCTACAACTCCCTCTACTGA
- the LOC133888885 gene encoding SPX domain-containing membrane protein OsI_17046-like isoform X1 — protein MVNFGKKLMQNQVEEWKGYYINYKLMKKMLKQYVQQTQLGGKDCEQVLKEFSRILDDQIERIVLFLLQQQGHLASRIEELGERRAALLEQYHMSQVAQLRDAYREIGLDLIKLLRFVDMNATGIRKILKKFDKRFGYKFTDYYVTTRANHPYSQLQQVFKQVGIVAVVGALSRNLEYLQHHQGSFGSIYDHPSVTLKDPIIDQVNHAVQKLTHATNFMQFLGQHSLIVQEDAQSGSEDLVDDQSYHFMSLLLNLVSTFIYMVNTYIIVPTADDYAVSLGAAATVCGIIIGSMAVAQVFSSVYFSAWSNKSYFRPLVFSSIMLFFGNLLYALAYDLNSLIVLLIGRLLCGLGSARAVNRRYISDCVPLKIRLQASAGFVSASALGMACGPALAGFLQTKFKIYWLTFNQSTLPGWVMSIAWLIYLLWLCLTFKEPEHFTESAVNNQPSESGHQGSANLEEGLAQPLLLGTEGRQDEISEDNEVDSENSHEPATSIASAYRLLTPSVKAQLLIYFMLKYAMEILLSESSVVTTYYFSWSTSDVAIFLAILGLTVLPLNAIVGSYITNLFEDRQILLASEVMVLIGIIMSFRFTPHYSIPQYVVSALITFVFAEVLEGVNLSLLSRVMSSRLSRGTYNGGLLSTEAGTLARVIADATITAAGYLGTDLLLNVTLLPPLVICIVSIAATLYTYNSLY, from the exons ATTGAAAGGATCGTGCTCTTTCTGCTACAACAACAAGGCCACCTTGCTAGTAGGATTGAGGAATTGGGAGAGCGACGCGCTGCTCTTCTGGAACAGTATCATATGTCACAAGTTGCCCAGCTACGTGATGCATATAGAGAAATTGGGCTTGATCTTATAAAGCTTCTCCGCTTTGTTGACATGAATGCTACTGGTATACGCAAGATACTAAAGAAATTTGATAAGCGGTTTGGCTATAAGTTTACAGATTATTATGTCACCACTCGCGCAAACCATCCTTATTCTCAGCTTCAGCAAGTATTTAAGCAAGTG GGAATCGTAGCTGTTGTAGGTGCATTATCACGAAACCTTGAATATCTGCAACATCATCAAGGAAGCTTTGGATCCATCTACGATCATCCGTCAGTTACCTTGAAG GACCCTATTATAGACCAAGTGAACCATGCAGTCCAGAAACTTACACATGCCACGAATTTTATGCAATTCTTGGGACAACACTCGCTTATAGTCCAGGAAGATGCACAAAGCGGATCGGAGGATCTTGTTGATGATCAGAGCTACCATTTCATGTCTCTGCTGCTTAACCTAGTGAGCACGTTTATTTATATGGTGAACACATATATCATTGTGCCGACTGCAGATGACTATGCAGTAAGCCTTGGGGCAGCCGCAACGGTTTGTGGTATAATTATTGGATCAATGGCAGTAGCTCAAGTGTTCTCCTCAGTCTATTTCAGTGCATGGTCAAATAAGTCATACTTCAGGCCTCTTGTATTCAGTAGTATCATGTTGTTTTTCGGAAACCTGCTATATGCATTGGCATATGATCTGAATTCACTAATAGTTCTCCTGATTGGACGGCTACTATGCGG GTTAGGCTCTGCAAGAGCAGTGAACCGTCGCTATATCAGTGATTGTGTGCCTCTCAAAATCAGGCTACAAGCCTCTGCTGGATTCGTTAGTGCTAGCGCTCTTGGCATGGCATGTGGTCCTGCTCTTGCTGGTTTTCTCCAGACAAAATTCAAGATATACTGGCTCACTTTTAATCAGAGCACATTGCCTGGATGGGTCATGTCCATTGCTTGGCTTATTTACTTGCTGTGGCTATGTCTTACATTCAAGGAGCCGGAACACTTCACTGAATCTGCAGTCAATAATCAGCCGTCAGAATCTG GTCACCAAGGAAGTGCTAACTTGGAGGAAGGTTTAGCTCAACCATTGCTTCTAGGCACAGAAGGAAGACAGGACGAGATCTCAGAGGATAATGAAGTAGACTCGGAAAACTCTCATGAACCAGCAACATCAATTGCTTCAGCATACAGATTGTTGACTCCTTCTGTGAAG GCCCAGCTATTGATATACTTCATGCTCAAGTACGCTATGGAAATTTTACTATCTGAATCAAGCGTTGTCACCACATACTACTTCAGCTGGTCAACGAGTGATGTGGCTATCTTTCTAGCGATTCTTGGATTAACGGTTCTTCCATTAAATGCCATTGTTGGTAGCTACATTACAAATTTATTTGAGGACAG GCAAATTTTGTTGGCATCTGAAGTCATGGTTCTTATCGGTATAATCATGAGCTTTCGTTTCACCCCTCACTACTCCATTCCTCAATACGTCGTTTCAGCTCTCATCACATTTGTATTTGCTGAGGTGCTGGAAG GGGTGAATCTATCCTTGCTATCAAGAGTAATGTCGTCGAGGCTTTCCCGAGGAACTTATAACGGCGGACTCCTCTCCACAGAGGCCGGGACGCTGGCCCGTGTAATTGCAGACGCGACGATTACCGCAGCAGGTTATCTAGGCACGGACCTCCTCCTCAACGTCACCCTGCTGCCACCTCTTGTGATCTGCATAGTCTCCATCGCTGCAACACTCTACACCTACAACTCCCTCTACTGA
- the LOC133888885 gene encoding SPX domain-containing membrane protein OsI_17046-like isoform X3, producing MSQVAQLRDAYREIGLDLIKLLRFVDMNATGIRKILKKFDKRFGYKFTDYYVTTRANHPYSQLQQVFKQVGIVAVVGALSRNLEYLQHHQGSFGSIYDHPSVTLKDPIIDQVNHAVQKLTHATNFMQFLGQHSLIVQEDAQSGSEDLVDDQSYHFMSLLLNLVSTFIYMVNTYIIVPTADDYAVSLGAAATVCGIIIGSMAVAQVFSSVYFSAWSNKSYFRPLVFSSIMLFFGNLLYALAYDLNSLIVLLIGRLLCGLGSARAVNRRYISDCVPLKIRLQASAGFVSASALGMACGPALAGFLQTKFKIYWLTFNQSTLPGWVMSIAWLIYLLWLCLTFKEPEHFTESAVNNQPSESGHQGSANLEEGLAQPLLLGTEGRQDEISEDNEVDSENSHEPATSIASAYRLLTPSVKAQLLIYFMLKYAMEILLSESSVVTTYYFSWSTSDVAIFLAILGLTVLPLNAIVGSYITNLFEDRQILLASEVMVLIGIIMSFRFTPHYSIPQYVVSALITFVFAEVLEGVNLSLLSRVMSSRLSRGTYNGGLLSTEAGTLARVIADATITAAGYLGTDLLLNVTLLPPLVICIVSIAATLYTYNSLY from the exons ATGTCACAAGTTGCCCAGCTACGTGATGCATATAGAGAAATTGGGCTTGATCTTATAAAGCTTCTCCGCTTTGTTGACATGAATGCTACTGGTATACGCAAGATACTAAAGAAATTTGATAAGCGGTTTGGCTATAAGTTTACAGATTATTATGTCACCACTCGCGCAAACCATCCTTATTCTCAGCTTCAGCAAGTATTTAAGCAAGTG GGAATCGTAGCTGTTGTAGGTGCATTATCACGAAACCTTGAATATCTGCAACATCATCAAGGAAGCTTTGGATCCATCTACGATCATCCGTCAGTTACCTTGAAG GACCCTATTATAGACCAAGTGAACCATGCAGTCCAGAAACTTACACATGCCACGAATTTTATGCAATTCTTGGGACAACACTCGCTTATAGTCCAGGAAGATGCACAAAGCGGATCGGAGGATCTTGTTGATGATCAGAGCTACCATTTCATGTCTCTGCTGCTTAACCTAGTGAGCACGTTTATTTATATGGTGAACACATATATCATTGTGCCGACTGCAGATGACTATGCAGTAAGCCTTGGGGCAGCCGCAACGGTTTGTGGTATAATTATTGGATCAATGGCAGTAGCTCAAGTGTTCTCCTCAGTCTATTTCAGTGCATGGTCAAATAAGTCATACTTCAGGCCTCTTGTATTCAGTAGTATCATGTTGTTTTTCGGAAACCTGCTATATGCATTGGCATATGATCTGAATTCACTAATAGTTCTCCTGATTGGACGGCTACTATGCGG GTTAGGCTCTGCAAGAGCAGTGAACCGTCGCTATATCAGTGATTGTGTGCCTCTCAAAATCAGGCTACAAGCCTCTGCTGGATTCGTTAGTGCTAGCGCTCTTGGCATGGCATGTGGTCCTGCTCTTGCTGGTTTTCTCCAGACAAAATTCAAGATATACTGGCTCACTTTTAATCAGAGCACATTGCCTGGATGGGTCATGTCCATTGCTTGGCTTATTTACTTGCTGTGGCTATGTCTTACATTCAAGGAGCCGGAACACTTCACTGAATCTGCAGTCAATAATCAGCCGTCAGAATCTG GTCACCAAGGAAGTGCTAACTTGGAGGAAGGTTTAGCTCAACCATTGCTTCTAGGCACAGAAGGAAGACAGGACGAGATCTCAGAGGATAATGAAGTAGACTCGGAAAACTCTCATGAACCAGCAACATCAATTGCTTCAGCATACAGATTGTTGACTCCTTCTGTGAAG GCCCAGCTATTGATATACTTCATGCTCAAGTACGCTATGGAAATTTTACTATCTGAATCAAGCGTTGTCACCACATACTACTTCAGCTGGTCAACGAGTGATGTGGCTATCTTTCTAGCGATTCTTGGATTAACGGTTCTTCCATTAAATGCCATTGTTGGTAGCTACATTACAAATTTATTTGAGGACAG GCAAATTTTGTTGGCATCTGAAGTCATGGTTCTTATCGGTATAATCATGAGCTTTCGTTTCACCCCTCACTACTCCATTCCTCAATACGTCGTTTCAGCTCTCATCACATTTGTATTTGCTGAGGTGCTGGAAG GGGTGAATCTATCCTTGCTATCAAGAGTAATGTCGTCGAGGCTTTCCCGAGGAACTTATAACGGCGGACTCCTCTCCACAGAGGCCGGGACGCTGGCCCGTGTAATTGCAGACGCGACGATTACCGCAGCAGGTTATCTAGGCACGGACCTCCTCCTCAACGTCACCCTGCTGCCACCTCTTGTGATCTGCATAGTCTCCATCGCTGCAACACTCTACACCTACAACTCCCTCTACTGA